The following nucleotide sequence is from Prosthecobacter sp..
TGGGCGCGCCCGCCACTTTGCGCGCCCCCCACAACACCACGCCATGTCCAAGAAAACCGCCGCCAAGCCCAGCCTGCACCGCAAACACAGCGCCATCGTCGTTGATGGCGTGGAACGCGCGCCAAGCCGCGCCATGCTGCAAGCCGTGGGCTTCAAGCGCTAGGACTTCAAGAAGTCGCAGATCGGCATCGCCAGCCTGTGGAGCATGGTGACGCCGTGCAACATGCACATCGACCGTCTCGCCAAAGAGGCCGCCAAGGGTGCGGACGCCGCAGGCGGCAAGAGCATCATTTTCAACACCATCACCATTTCCGACGGCATCTCGATGGGCACGGAGGGCATGAAGTACTCGCTCGTGTCGCGCGAGGTCATCGCGGACTCGATTGAGACGGTGGTTGGCTGCGAGGGCATGGACGGGTTTGTCGCCATCGGCGGTTGTGACAAGAACATGCCCGGCTGCCTGATGGCGATGGCGCGTTTGAACCGTCCGAGCGTCTTTGTCTATGGCGGCACCATTTTGCCAGGATGCGTTGGTTTGGAGAAGAAAGACGCGGACATCGTCACGGTGTTTGAAGCGGTCGGCAAACACGCCAACTGTCAGATCACCAACAAACAGCTCGTGGACATCGAAGAGCACTCCATTCCCGGCGAGGGAAGCTGCGGCGGCATGTACACCGCCAACACGATGGCCAGCGCCATCGAAGCGCTCGGCATGTCTCTGCCGAACAGCGGTGCGCAAGCCGCCGTGTCGAACGAAAAACTCATGGACTGCTTCGATGCCGGCGCCGCCGTGGTGAACATGATCAAAAAAGGCATCACACCACGCCACATCATGACGAAGGAGGCCTTCGAAAATGCCATCACACTCATCATCACCCTCGGCGGTTCGACGAACGCCGTGCTGCACCTCATGGCGATGGCGCACAGCGCGGGAGTGAAGCTGGGCATCGAGGACTTTACCCGCATCGGCAAGAAAACGCCCGTGCTCGCGGACCTCAAACCAAGCGGCAAATATCTGATGAACGACCTCGTCAAAATCGGCGGCACCGTGCCGCTGATGCGCATGCTGGTCGCGGAAGGTCTCATGCACGGCGACTGCCTCACCGTCACCGGCAAAACGATGAAGGAGAACGTCAATAACTCCAAAATCGTGTGGCCGAAAGATCAGCAGATCGTGCGTCCGCTGAGCAATCCGCTCAAGAAGGACAGCCACCTTGTCATCTTCAGGGGCAATCTCTGCCCCGAAGGTGCCGTGGGCAAGATCAGCGGCAAGGAAGGCCTCAAGTTCACCGGCAAGGCCATCGTGTTCGAGTCCGAGGAGACCGCGCTGCAGGCCATCCTGCACGGCAAGGTCAAAAAAGGTCACGTCATCGTCATCCGCATGGAAGGACCAAAAGGCGGCCCCGGCATGCGTGAGATGCTCTCGCCGACCAGCGCCATCATGGGCAAGGGATTGGGCAAAGACGTGGCGCTGATCACCGACGGACGCTTCAGCGGCGGCAGCCACGGTTTCGTCGTCGGCCATGTCACGCCAGAGGCCTTCGTCGGCGGCCCGATTGCGGTCATCAAGAATGGCGACGCCATCACCATCGACGCCGAGAAGCGCCAGATCACGCTCGGCATTCCTGCTGCGGAACTCAAAGAGCGCCTTGCCAAATGGAAGCAGCCAAAACCACGCTACACGCGTGGTGTGCTGGCGAAGTATGCCAAGCTCACGAGCAATGCGAGTCACGGGGCGGTGACGGACTTGGGACTGTAAGGCAGCTCCAAGGCGTCAAATGATCTTCAAGAAGTGGTCAAAAGGTGTGTCATGGACCTCCTTGATCACGCGCTGATGAATTGGCCTTCATCTCCTTGAACTTTCCGACGCGTCCTGCGTCTGAAGTATGCCATGCGTGTCCTGTTTTGTCTGCTGCTCCTGCTCCGCCCGATTCAGGCGGAGCAGTGCCTCGTGCTCGGGGACAGCCTGACAAAGGAGTATGAGGCGGAATTTCCGGGCTTGTATCCGCAGAATCCGGCTGCCTGGCAGGCGCGGAATTGGATTGAAATCCTGCATCAGCACCGCACGGACTGGTTCGACACCGGAACGTGGGATGTCTATGCCGATGCGCGCGCCACCGGCCATGCTCATAACTGGGCCTTGCCCGGAGCGACGACTGGCGAGATCAAATCCATCCTCACCAATTTCTTCAACCAGTGGTGGGTCAACTCGCTGAAAAACCACATCCGCTATGATGTGGAACGCGTGGTCATCTTTGCCGGTGGCAATGATGCCGACAGCTATTACGCGAACCTTTACAACGGACTCGTCGGTCCCGAGGTAACGAACCCGACGCTGAGCAATCTGCAATGGCTCGTGGGCTGGGTACGTGACCTGAATGCCACAGTTCCCATTATGCTCGTGAGCATACCGCATGTCGGTTGCACGCCGAAGATCCAGCAAGGCTACCCGACTGATGTTGTGAAGACCGCACGCGTCTCTACTGCCATGGATGCGCTGAATGCCAGCCTCGCCAGCTACGCACAGTCACAGGGCATCGGTTTCGCGCCAGGTGTGTATGAATTCACGAAGGCGCTGATCACACAGCCCTTCCGCATCAAGGGCATCGAGTTTTATCGTGTGGCGGATGCGGATGCCGGCACGCGTTATGCCTTTAGCGGCGACGGCTTTCATCCCAACACCTGTGCGCACACGAAGATCGCGCAGTTGATCGTGGAAGCCTTCAATTCCAAGTATCCTAGCACACCGATTTCGCCGCTGGATGACGACTACATCATCACGAACGTACTGGGGCTCGATCCCAACATCCCTTTCAACGAGTGGATGATCTCGCAAGGATCTACCGGTGCCTTCCATGACGATTCTGATGGCGATGGTGTGCCTAATTTATTGGAATTCGCGCTCGAAGGGTTCGCCGCTGACCACGCTGACACCGCAAACCTGCCTCAGCCGGTCATGCAAAGCGGCGCATTGACCCTAACCTACCGTCCGCGGGTGGTGTTCACCGAATGGGGCAGCCTGAAAGCTCAATCATCCCCCGATCTGGCCACATGGACCGACGTACCCGCCGCTCAAACCATGACGAATCCCGATGGAACTATCACGGTGAACGCCGCCTTCATCAACCGGGGCTTTGTCCGCCTGAAGGCAGTGAAGTGATGCTGCCATGGCCTCACTCCGGCACGATGATCTGATCTTCGGGCTGGAGCTTGATGTCGCGCGCTGGATTGGCGCTGATGTCCTTGAGGTTGACCTCGGTGGTGACACCGTCGCGAATCAGTTTGGTGCGGCTGGGGTGGGCAAAGTCAGAGAAACCTTTCGCTACACTCACGGCTTTCATAATGGTCATACCAGAGTTGTAAGGCACCGGGCCGTTCTGTTTACAGCCGCTGACGACATAGACCATTCGGGACGGAGCCTCGCCACCATCAATCGAAATGGTGACGGTAGGACGCGTGTAAACTTCGCGCTCGATGTAGGCTTGCTCAATGGCACGTTGAAGCACGGAAGGCTTGAGACCAGCGGCTCGAACCTCGCCGATATGCACCAGATTGATGGTGCCACCATCACTGACGCTGTACACCTTGCTGATCTGGGTGACGTCAGCGTCGGGAATCCTGCCGATGGAGAGGGCGATCCGATCACCAGATTTGAGCGCGAGTTCGCTGTTCTGTCCCTGAACAGAATTCAGCACAAGCGTAGAGGCAGCAAGAATGCAAAGGAGAAGTCGCGTGTTCATTGCCGTATCATTGGTTGTAATCAAAATCACTCCGGCACGATAATCTGATCTTCGGGCTGGAGCTTGATGTCACGCGCTGGATTGGCGCTGATGTCCTTGAGATTGACCTCGGTAGTGACGCCGTCGCGGATGAGTTTGGTCTTGCTGGGCTTGGCGAAGGGGGTGAAACCGCCTGCGGCGCCGACGGCCTTGAGGATGGTCATGCCGGAATTCCACGGAATGGGACCGTTCTTGCCACAGCCGCTGATGACATAGACCATGCGGGCGGTGGCCGCGCTGTCATCGGTGGAGACAGTGACAGTGGGACGTGTGTATATTTCGCGGGCAACGTAGGTCTGCTCGATGGTGCGCTGAAGCGTGGAGGGCTTGAGACCGGCGGCACGAACTTCGCCGATATGGAGGAGATTGACGGTGCCGCTGTCGCTGATGGTGTACACCTTGCTGATCTGCGGCACTTCGTTGTCGGGAATACCGCCGATGGAGATGGTCACGCGGTCGTTGGCCTTGAGGGCGAGTTCGCCGTTCTGGGCGTGTGCCGGAGCCAACACGAATGCGCATGCGGCGAGGATGCAGGAGAAAAGGTGTGTTTTCATAACGGTGGTGGTGATTGAGGAGGGTCTAAAAAACATCGTCGCCATCCAAACGCGCGAGCGGCTGTGGAGTGCCCAGAGCGGGAGCGGTGGTTTCGGTGCGGATCTTGCGGCGACGTGACTTGCCGCTCTGGCCGCTGCCAGGGGTGTTGGTAGGCGAGTAGTAAGTGTAGTAGCTGGTGTAGTACTGGTATTGGGCGTCGCTGCGGAGATCGACGTTGTTGAGGACGACACCGATGACCTTGCCGCCGACGTTTTCGACACTCTGTTTGACGCGCATGAGCATATGGCGAGGCAGCTTGCGGTGCTGTACAACGATCATGGTCATGTCGGCCATGTTGGCGAGCACGGAGGCGTCGCTAACACCGAGGATGGGCGGCGAGTCGATCAAAACGAGGTCGAAGCGGCTTTTCACATCGGCGATGAGATCGACCATGCGCTGGGAGTTGAGCAGACCAGCGCTGTCGGCGGGCAACAGGCCACTGGGAAGAAAGAACAAGTTTTCGACTTGGGTGCGAATAACGACATCTTCGAGGCGGATGTCGGTGGTGAGGTAATTCGTAAGGCCGGTGGCATGGCTGACATCGAAATACGTGTGCATGCTGGGGCGGCGCAGATCGGCATCAATGAGCAGGACATTGTAGCCGCCTTGGGCGCAGACGTAGGCGAGATTCACCATGGTGGTGGATTTCCCCTCCCCTGCCCCGCCACTGACGACGCTGAGGCAGTTGGCGTCGGCTGACTTGCGGTTGAATTCGATGTTCGTGCGCAGAATCCGGTAGGCCTCGGCATCGGGATTGAAGCCACTGGAACGATGCAGCACACCGACCCCCTTTGGCACCACGGCAAGCACGGGAACGCCGAGGAAGCGCTCGACATCATCAAGATTCTTCACCGTGGTGTCCATGTACTCGAGGAAGAAGGCGAGACCGAGGCCGAACATGAGACCAAGCACTCCACCCAGCGCGAGGTGCAGCGGCACATTCGGCTTGGCGGGTTTTCCCTCGGGTTCCGCCTCTGAGTAGATGGTGGCAGGGGATTTCACGAGTTCGATGCCCGCCTTTTCCTCGAAGAAGCGCGAGCGCATCTTGACGAGCAGGTCTTCGAGATAAGTGACCTCGTCCTTGGCAGTCTTGTACTCGTTGTAGAGCGACTGCATGTTCATGATCTCCTCTTTGGCGTCGTCGTTGTAGGTCTGGAGCGACTGGCGCTTCTTTTTGGCACCATCGAGCCGGTTTTGGAGCCCCGCGACGTGCGCCTTGGCCGCTCCTAGAATGAGAGCCTTGTATTGGGTGACCTGGCTGTCCACGCTGAGCACTTGGGGATGCATGCGACCACGGCCCTCGTTGATCAGCCCCTCACGGGCCACTTGCAGTTCCTGGAGCTTCGAGGTCATCGTCGCGATGTTTTGATTCTCCAGTTTGAGGCCGGAAGCCTGGGCAATCAGATCATCGGAGCTGAGATTGGCAATCTGGTCGATCTCGGTCTGCAAGGTGAGGATGTCCTGATCAGACTGCATGAGCAATTGCTCGCGTGACATCTGCATGTTTTCTTCCGAGGTGCGAATGTCGCTGCCTGGATTGAGCGAACTGCCGCCGCCGACGATCCAATCGCCGACGATGCCGGCTTTGCGCTTGGCTTCTTGTGAGCGCAACTGGGCCTGACGTCGCAGATCTTCCTGATCAGAGATTTGCTGCTGAAGAACCGTGAGAGCTTTCTGCTTTTTTTCGCCCTCGATGTTGTTGCGCTGCGCCATGTAACTTTTAGCAATTTCATTGGCAATGGTGGCCGCGAGTTGAGAATCCTGGTCGTAATAATCAATAATAACAAAGTCCGAACGCAGCATGGACTGCGTCTCAAGGTTGGCGCGCAGACGGGCCAGCGCGGCCTGGCGGTTGGGCAGCTCCCAGCGCTTGGCGAGTTCGAGTTTTTCGATAACCGGATAGAGCGTGGTGGGCTTGGTGATCGTCTCAAACTGCGTTTTGATATATTCTTGGGTGAAGGCAAGACTGTCTCCACGGTTTTTGTCGAACACATTGATATCCTGCGTGATGCGCTCGATGGTCATCTCGACATGTCCGCGATACTTGCGCGGCATGATGTAAGTGAGCACTGCGGCAGCAGCAAAAATGAGGAGGAAGGAAAGCGAGATGAGTCCAAACCGATTTTTGACCACCTGCCAGGTGTCCATCGCATGCTTTTGCAGTTCTGTGCCTGACTCGTTCATGCCTGCTTGGGTGAAAGTAGTTTGGAGAGGTTAAGAAAGTGGTCTGGAAATGCCGCCAGCGGGAGATTCGTGGTGTCCGAAACTGCCCGCCGGCGGATTGGGTGTCTGGCTGTTGGGGGGACTTAGAAAGTGGCCGTGGCGCCGAGTGAGACGCGATGGCGGTCAAATTCACGCAACGCGTCGTCCGACTGTAGCGTGGAGAAGGAGTAGTTGGCGTTCAGATTGAGGTTTTCGAGGAGTTGATAGCCAATCCCAGTGGAGAGCAGCGCAGAGTGTTCGTTCACGTCTGTTCCGGTGGTGCCGTTGTCGAACTGGCTGAACGCGTAGGATGCGCTTGCGTTGGCACTAAGCCGCTTGGTGAAGTAGTGGCTTATCTGAAGACCCGTGTTCAAGCCATAGCGGCTGTTGAAGGCGGCGAGTTCGGCCCCATTGAAGCCAAGCGCCGCAAACCAGCGCACCATGGTCTGTCGTGCAACCGCGTAATTGAGGGCGGCTTC
It contains:
- a CDS encoding polysaccharide biosynthesis/export family protein, which encodes MKTHLFSCILAACAFVLAPAHAQNGELALKANDRVTISIGGIPDNEVPQISKVYTISDSGTVNLLHIGEVRAAGLKPSTLQRTIEQTYVAREIYTRPTVTVSTDDSAATARMVYVISGCGKNGPIPWNSGMTILKAVGAAGGFTPFAKPSKTKLIRDGVTTEVNLKDISANPARDIKLQPEDQIIVPE
- a CDS encoding GDSL-type esterase/lipase family protein — protein: MRVLFCLLLLLRPIQAEQCLVLGDSLTKEYEAEFPGLYPQNPAAWQARNWIEILHQHRTDWFDTGTWDVYADARATGHAHNWALPGATTGEIKSILTNFFNQWWVNSLKNHIRYDVERVVIFAGGNDADSYYANLYNGLVGPEVTNPTLSNLQWLVGWVRDLNATVPIMLVSIPHVGCTPKIQQGYPTDVVKTARVSTAMDALNASLASYAQSQGIGFAPGVYEFTKALITQPFRIKGIEFYRVADADAGTRYAFSGDGFHPNTCAHTKIAQLIVEAFNSKYPSTPISPLDDDYIITNVLGLDPNIPFNEWMISQGSTGAFHDDSDGDGVPNLLEFALEGFAADHADTANLPQPVMQSGALTLTYRPRVVFTEWGSLKAQSSPDLATWTDVPAAQTMTNPDGTITVNAAFINRGFVRLKAVK
- a CDS encoding polysaccharide biosynthesis tyrosine autokinase, which gives rise to MNESGTELQKHAMDTWQVVKNRFGLISLSFLLIFAAAAVLTYIMPRKYRGHVEMTIERITQDINVFDKNRGDSLAFTQEYIKTQFETITKPTTLYPVIEKLELAKRWELPNRQAALARLRANLETQSMLRSDFVIIDYYDQDSQLAATIANEIAKSYMAQRNNIEGEKKQKALTVLQQQISDQEDLRRQAQLRSQEAKRKAGIVGDWIVGGGSSLNPGSDIRTSEENMQMSREQLLMQSDQDILTLQTEIDQIANLSSDDLIAQASGLKLENQNIATMTSKLQELQVAREGLINEGRGRMHPQVLSVDSQVTQYKALILGAAKAHVAGLQNRLDGAKKKRQSLQTYNDDAKEEIMNMQSLYNEYKTAKDEVTYLEDLLVKMRSRFFEEKAGIELVKSPATIYSEAEPEGKPAKPNVPLHLALGGVLGLMFGLGLAFFLEYMDTTVKNLDDVERFLGVPVLAVVPKGVGVLHRSSGFNPDAEAYRILRTNIEFNRKSADANCLSVVSGGAGEGKSTTMVNLAYVCAQGGYNVLLIDADLRRPSMHTYFDVSHATGLTNYLTTDIRLEDVVIRTQVENLFFLPSGLLPADSAGLLNSQRMVDLIADVKSRFDLVLIDSPPILGVSDASVLANMADMTMIVVQHRKLPRHMLMRVKQSVENVGGKVIGVVLNNVDLRSDAQYQYYTSYYTYYSPTNTPGSGQSGKSRRRKIRTETTAPALGTPQPLARLDGDDVF
- a CDS encoding polysaccharide biosynthesis/export family protein gives rise to the protein MILITTNDTAMNTRLLLCILAASTLVLNSVQGQNSELALKSGDRIALSIGRIPDADVTQISKVYSVSDGGTINLVHIGEVRAAGLKPSVLQRAIEQAYIEREVYTRPTVTISIDGGEAPSRMVYVVSGCKQNGPVPYNSGMTIMKAVSVAKGFSDFAHPSRTKLIRDGVTTEVNLKDISANPARDIKLQPEDQIIVPE